The Virgibacillus sp. SK37 region CCTCGTGTAGGTTATCTTGATAAATATCTTTCCTGTTTTGTTGCTTTCTTTCATCTTTTGCCAACTGAATAGCATTTTGATAATGTTTACGTATAGTCGCATTCCACCTGAAACCACATGCCGCTGATGTGCGAGACAATTGTTTAGCTACATCTTTAAATGCTTCCAGCTGTGTCTTTCCCTCTCTAATATACCTTAGAACAGTTTCAGCTAGAACGATATCTTCATCTTTAGTCCATGCATCCTGACGTGAAGCATTCATCCTATCCCTCCTTATTCGTTTGCTATAAATGTATGCTAAGAATAGTTCTGATAGAATAAATGTTTATCATTTTGCACAATTATACTCTATTAACGGTTTAAAAATTTATTTACTGCTTGAATATGTTCCTCCGATTCCCATAAAATTGCACAATTCCTCACTTCTTCCGCCATTACAGATGATAATCCAATACTTGATAATTTCTTCTTAAATTGTCTCTTAAGAACTTTCATTTGCTCATATGACCTTGAAATATAAGGTTCTAGTAATTTCTCGTTGTTTTCCCATTCCTCATCTGCAATAATATGATGTATCCATCCGTGGTCTTTTAAATATGGGGCATCAAAGATAGTTCCTTCTAATAACCACTGAAATGCAAAGCTTGGTTCCACCTTCTCATATAATAAGGTGCCTCCTCCCCAACCTGGAACAATCCCAAGTTTGGATTGTACAAAACCAAATTTACTGCTCTCTTTAGCAATTCGGATATCACATGCTGTGGCAATTTCACAACCTCCTCCTAATGCTCCACCATTTAACATGCAAATAACCGGAACTGGAAATGAAACAATTTCACCCAATACTTCCTTCATAGGATAAAGATGGTTGAATGCTTCATCGGAAGATAGATTACCATGTAAACTAGTCAGGTCTCCGCCAGAACAAAACATTTTTTCCCCTGCCCCAGTAATGACGAGAAACTTAATCTTATCTTGCTTTGCTTCAAGTAGGCATGTCATAAATTCTTCTGTCATTTCCTTGGATATTGCGTTATGCTTTTCGGGTCGATTTAAACAAATTTCCCCGTAGTTCTTTGTATGATTTGTATATGTAATATATTTTCCCACGAACTTCTCTCCTTATTTGTGTTTACTACCATAATAGCATATAAACTAGTTGCCTTACCGAACCAAGATTAACTATGCATTTTAAATAATGATCTACGGCAAATGTTGGGATTCAAAAGTATGTTACTCATTCACAGTTGGAGGAAAATGCGAACTAACTTAGAATATAGAGACTGCGTAAATCACCGCTACGGGGAAATATTCCGCTTTCCGCGGGCGGCTGATGAGCCTCCTCACGCTCCGCGTTCCGGGGTCTCATCGAGGCCTTTCCTCCCGCAGGAGTCTCCATATTTCCCCTTCGCTACTGTTTACTATTATATCTAAGAAGACCAAAAGGTGCTGTGTACGAATTGATTGGAGTGGAGGGCGGCAAAGAAGACACTGTGAGGTTACGAACAGATGTCGCGCTTGTACCCGGAGGTGTGAAAGCGTCCGCCTGAAACGTAAATCAATGGGTGCTTCCTCTGTATAATTAATTACTCCATCCAACACAAGTTACTTCGGAGTATATCTATTTTCCGAATCATTGAATAACCTCAACATATATATTAGAACCTTAAATATACTATAAAGTAACTTGATAGTACTTTAATTTATGTCGTATTTCCTCCAATTGTAACCACATAGCATTTCTGGAAATAAAAAAACAGACCATAGAAATGATCTGTTTTTTATAAATATTAGTTGTTTACAACTTCTTTGCCATCATATTGACCACATGATTTACAAACATGGTGCGGTTTTGTTAGTTCTCCACAATTAGAGCACTCAACCATGCCAGGTACGTGTAATTTTTTATGAGTACGACGTTGATTTTTAACCTTTTTAGAAGTTCTTCTTTTAGGTACTGCCATGACTTACACCTCCTTCACATAAAAAAACAAAACGAGAACAATGATTCTTATTTGTCTTTCATATTTTTTTCTAATAATGTTTCTAACTTTTTAAATCGTGGATCTATCGTTTTTCCTTTTTTTCCTCTGAAATAAATTCCCAATCTTGGCCTTTTGCTGGAGCGCCTTGCTGGTTATTCTTCCCATCGGAAAACACACGAAAAGGTACCTCTAATAAAATATTTTCCTTTATTAAAGGAGTTAAGTCAAGCACTTCTCCCTTAACAGGATGAATTTCGTCTTCCTCTTCTTCTTCCGTATAGTAAGAAGATGTAGTAAAAACTTCATCGGCCTTAATATCAAAAGGATACGGTACATCCACCAATGTACGTGCACATGGTAACGTCATTTCCCCCTCTATATGAAAAGTAAAGAAAATCTGCTCTCCATGAAGATAGCATTTACCATGGACCCTTACAGGATCTATATGACGTATATCATTGTTCATCGCTTCTAATTCAGAAACATCAACCTTCTCATCAAAATGAAAAGGATCATTATAAGCATTTTTTCTAATTTGTGCTAATGCAAACTTCATTATTATCACCTCAAGGCAACAAGAGTAATTTTAAAAGAAAAATGGACTTTTGTCAACATATTTTCTTTACAGAATACAGACAACCATTTGCTAGGTCTTCCAACGATAGATCATTAACTTATTTAATGTCTTAACGGTGTTCATCCTTCTATAATGCATGCACACCTCCTTTATTTTTGTTACAATATTACCATTATATAGTAGGAGTGTTTGTTAATGGATGCCTGTGGATTAATTGTTGAATATAACCCTTTTCATAATGGTCATTTATATCATGTCCAGCAAGCGAAAAAATCCTCCGGAGCTGATTGTATCATAGCAGTTATGAGTGGCTCTTTTCTTCAACGAGGTGAACCGGCAATCATCGATAAGTTTCACCGAACTCAAGCTGCATTGGCATCGGGTGTTGATTTAGTAGTAGAATTGCCTTATCCTTATGCTGTCCAAAATAGTGACTTCTTTGCAAAAGGAGCAGTACATACATTGGATAAATTGAAGGTTTCCAGTATTTGTTTTGGTAGTGAGTCTGGTAATACCTCCAATTTTATAACAAGTTATAAAATGTTTAAAGAAAAAGAGGCTATCTTTCATGAAACTGTACAACTATATTTAAAAAAAGGTATTTCCTTTCCAGAAGCAAGCAAGGCTGCTTACAAGGAGATAGGTTTATCTAATAATGAACTCGATTTAACTAAACCTAATAATATACTTGGATTCAGTTATATTAAAGCTATCTTAGAGGCTAATCTTTCCATTACTCCTATTACAATAAAACGTACCGGCAGTAATTATCACGATCAAATGATCAATAACTCTGTCGCCAGTGCAACTAGTATACGAAAGGCATTATTTGCACATGGAAGTCTGACAGAAGAAATCCAAGGAACATTGCCAGCTTCTACTGGTGAACAGTTGCTAAAATATAAAAAAATTACTGGCTACTGGCATACATGGGAAAATTACTTTCCACTCATTCATTATCGTGTATTAACAATGTCATTAAATGAGATTAGAGAAATCCATGGCGTCACAGAAGGGCTTGAGTACAGAATTAAAAAAACAGCTAAAACGGCGACTTCCTTTTCTGAATGGATGGATGAACTGAAAACAAAACGTTATACTCGTACAAGACTACAACGCATTTTTGTTCATATTCTTACAAATACAAAAAAGGAAGATTTACTCCCTATCCTTGAGCGTCGATCTGTATCTTATGTCAGACTACTTGGATTTAATGAAACAGGACGAAAATACATAAGACTGAACAAAAAGAAAATGCAAGTACCACTTGTTACAAAATTAACTAGAAACATGGATTCTTCTTTAAACATGGAAGAGAAAGCCAGTAACGCATATTATAGTATTCTGCCTCAGAGCATTGCAGAGCCATTACGCAAGCAAGAGCTGCAGCCACCAATTATGATATAAAGCAGCACTGACAGATGTTGATATGCTAAACCTTAAAAATAAAAATAGTCGAACGTCTCGAAATGTATAATATTTCGAAAGACGTTCGACTTCTGCTTTTGCTAAGAATTAGTTAACAGAATTTCTTTATATTTAATTAGAAGCCGGCTCTAGGCCTTTTAAATATTCGACTGCTTCCTGAAATGTATCCACAGGAACAATCTTCATTGATGTATCAATTTCAGCTGCTTTTTTCTTTGCCACTTGGTAGTTTGAATCTTTATTTCCATTTTCATTAGGAGCAAAAAAGATATCTGCGCCCTCTCTGTCAGCAGCAACAACTTTTTTATCAATACCGCCAATTCTTCCAACGTTACCGTTATAATCTATTTCCCCTGTACCGGCAATTTCATAGCCTTTCGTAAAATCTTCTTCTGTTAACTGATCAAATATTTCAAGTGAGAACATTAACCCAGCACTTGGTCCACCAATTCTACCACTTGAAAAATGAACTTCCGGGTCAACCGTAACATTACGATCTGTCACCAATCGAATACCAATTCCTACTTTACCACCAAGTTCTTCATATGCATCCAATTTTATATCTTTTGTCATTTCCTTGTTGTCCCTAACAAATTTGATAGTGACAATATCTCCAGCTTTCTTACCTTCTACATACGTTATTAAGTCTTCAGCTTCTTTTACCTGCTTGTCATTAATACCGACAATTCTATCACCCATTTGGAGGGTACCGTCAGCTGGCATTCCATCTATCACTGTTACAATATAAACGCCATTAAATTCAATATCTATGCCTTTTTCTGCTGCTTTATATGCAACTACTGTTGAAGCCTCTTGTGAGTTCTCCATCATTTGCAATTGAGCATGCATATATTCGTCTTCGGTAACTCCTTCAGGCCGAACGTCCTCTAGTGGCATAATCTCCTGATTGGGAAGAATTTTCGCCCAAATAAATTGTAATGGAGTCGCCTGTCCTCCACTAATAGTCACAAGATGCATATCTCCTTTACTTTTATAACCGTCTTCCACCTCTACAATAGGATTTAGTGCATCAGCACTACCTGGTTTGTAAATGTAGTAAGGAATTTTAAATGCTGCCAAAAAATAAGTAAGGATAATAATAATGAACAGAAAAAATAAATGTTTCTTTGTAAATCTCATCTACATGCTCCTTCCAACTCTCAACCAATAAAAGTGTATGGCATATTTTCGCTATGTATGTGCGTATATTGATAAAGACTTGTACTAATTAAAATACAAATGATTATAGAACAAGCTAGAATTATTCTACTACTATCATACAGGGATGTACAGAGCAATGGGTCATGATATAGGAGGCAGACGATTGAAACAAATAGCAAAAACACTATTATTAGCGAGCCTATCCACTTTTATAGCTTTTTCATTAATAAAGTTCCCAGACGAAGCTTTCAAAGCTAGTATTAGAGGGTTAAATATGTGGTGGGAAGTCGTTTTTCCTTCTTTACTCCCATTTTTTATCACCTCTGAATTATTACTTGCATTTGGTGTCGTTAAGTTTGTAGGTATTCTTTTTGAACCAATCATGAGACCATTGTTTAACGTACCAGGCGTTGGGAGTTTTGGATGGGTGATGGGTATGGCAAGTGGATATCCCACCGGAGCAAAAATTGCCAGCAGATTACGAGAAGAAAAACAATTAACACAGATTGAGGCAGAGAGACTCGTGTCATTCACAAATGCTTCCAGCCCCTTATTTATCATTGGAGCCGTTTCGGTGGGTTTTTTCCATGATGCAAAGCTGGGAATATTGCTAGCCGCTGCACATTATATAGGCAATGCTCTAGTAGGATTCTGTATGCGATTCCATGGTTTAAAATCTTCCAGTGAAACAAAGAAAAAAACAAAGGGAAGTTTTTCACTAATCAAAGCATTTCAAGAAATGCATCACACCCGACTGAAAGACCCCCGTCCTATTGGAGAGGTGCTGGGAGATGCGGTTGTTAATTCGATAAAAACACTTGTCATGGTTGGCGGATTCATCATCTTGTTCTCTGTGCTTACTAAATTACTCTTTTTAGTCGGAGTTACACCATTTTTAGCAATATTTTTTAAAATATTTTTGCAAATAATAGGACTGCCTATAGATATGGCTTTACCCTTTTTCTCAGGTTTGTTTGAAATAACAATTGGAGCTCAGAGTATTTCAGGTGTTTCATCAGATTCTATGTTAGCAAAAGCAATTTTGATAAGTTTTATTTTAGGGTTTAATGGTTTTTCCGTACAAGCCCAGGTTGCAAGTATTCTTGCGAAAACAGATATCCGTTTTACCCCTTACTTTTTCGCTAGATTTCTTCATGGAATTTTTGCCAGTATAATTGTGATCATTCTTTATAAGCCACTTTATTTAAATAAACAAGCATTTGGGACAGATGACATCCCTGTCACTCAACAAGGGCAGTCTCATTTATTCTGGTTGGATTTACTGGAATTACTAAAACAATTGGGGCCAATAATTACCATACTTTCTTTGACTAGTGCTTTCTTTATTCTCTATCGCCGTCGCAAACAAAGTTAAAGGGATAACTGAAAGTGCTGGTATCTGTAATTAGTAAGAAAGACGGGCTACACCCTAATACACATTAGAACTGGAGCTTCGATTACTCGTCCTCCTTAATTCTCTATGTTTTTTAAATAAAAAAGATGTTGCTCTTTATCACAACATCTTTTTCTCCTATTTAAACTTTGTAATTAACGCCTGTTCCACTGGACTCGGAACGAGATCTGAGACATTTGCTTTATATTTTGCCACTTCTTTTACAATACTGGAACTAAGGAATGAATATTGATTATTTGTCATCATAAAGAATGTTTCAATCTCTTCATCCAATTTTCTATTCATAGAAGTAATTTGCATTTCATATTCAAAATCACTAACTGCTCTTAGCCCTCTTATAATAGCCTGAGCGTTTTTTTCTTTTGCATAATCCATCAATAAGCCTTCCGAAGAATCTGCTATTACATTTGGCAGGTCAATAGTGCACTCCTCTATTAATTTTATCCGTTCCTCAACAGAAAATAAAGGAGCTTTCGATTGATTGTTGAATACCGCTACAATAATTTGATCAAAAATTCTAGCTCCACGCTGTATAATGTCTAGATGCCCATAAGTAAGTGGATCAAAACTGCCGGGACATATCGCTAATCTAGTCAATATAATTTACCTCCTATGTGTCATGTCTGAATATAGTTATTGTTATTGTTCCTCCATATTTTTGTTGCTTAATTAAAGATAGTGACTTATGTGATGAGTTCAGTATAGTGGTGTGATCGTGTTCACAATAAATGATAGCTCCCTTATTTAGTATATCTAAGCTTACTATTTCATTTAGTAACCCTTCATAGTCTCCCTTTGCATAAGGTGGGTCCAGTAGTATTAAATCAAACCGGAGTCCTCGCTTGGATGCAGCCTGTATTGCGCGAAAAGCATCTGCCCGAAATACTTCTGTATTATTTTCCAAGCTAAGTGACTTAAGATTATCATGAATTATATGTATAGCCTTAGGTGACTTATCGACCAGAATACCCCATTCCATTCCTCTACTCAATGCCTCAATAGCGAGTGCACCACTGCCAGCAAACAGATCAAGGAATTTACCTCCTTCAAAATAAGGACCCATTATTTGAAAAGTAGCTTCTTTGACTTTATCAGTTGTCGGTCTTGTATTTTTACCTGGAACTGCTTTTAATTGTCGTCCTTTATATTGCCCAGCTATAACTCTCATAGTCACACTCCTTTTGGCACTATTCGACATTAATCCTACCATAAAAGGAAAGAGATGAAAATAATTTATATTACGATAAGAAAACATGAACTTTGACGTATAAATAACTTTTTCTTGTACATAATAAATTATTGAGACAGCTAAAGGTTAGCTTGGTTGTTTCATAACTCGAAGAAGACTTACACTTCCCCATAAGATCTTCTTCGGTTTCTCCTCTCCCTTTGCCTTTTTGTTTTCTAAAAGGAAAACAAAGGGACCTGCAGAAATATTTCTGCAGGTTTTTCTTTTTATCTAATGGAATTCTGTATAACCTAATCTCTAATGCCTTTAAAAATCGATGATTATTAGGACAAAAAAATATGGACAATATATATTGTCCATATTAAGAAAAAATATTAAATACCCATTTTATAATCATATTGTTTTGCTTTATCTGGTTTTGCATTTTCGTAGTTTGTTTCTATAAAGGGTTTATAAGAACGGTCTATTTTAGACACAAAGGCTAACTTAAGTAATTTTTGTTCGATCCTTTCAATCTCATCCTGATTAACGTAAATTACAGCATATTTCATTCTCTTTGATACGTAAATTAAATGTCCATATTTTTTTATTTGTTTAATATTCTTCAAATGCTGAAACCAGACTATTAAACTTTGGCGATCCACACTCATATCATGCCCTCACTTACAAGTTATTTGCAACTTAGTTTATCAGAGTAAACCGGTAAATTCAACGATCAGGAGGCACAGCCACATCCTCCACCGCTTCCACAACCACAGCCACTATCTGTTAAAGCAGCCCCTTCCTGTGGAGCTTTAACTTGTTCACTTACACTCTGAGCAACATATCTACTAATCTCATCCAATAACTTCTGCAGGTTTCTTTCCGCAATTTTAAATGCAGCCACCTTATCATTCATATCCATCTCTCGTTTGGCTGCTCGTACCTTTTTCATGATCTCATTATAATCAGGATGGTATCTACCAAATCGTTGGACATCATCATATTGTTCTTTTATATCTTGAAAATCTTTAATTAACCTCTGGGCTTCTTTATCTTTATGAAGAGCATTCTGGGAAATAGTGTAGGCTTCCATTATATCGGACTCCATTACCATACTCCCTAACTGCTCGGATTTATCTAATATATCTACATATTCCATAGTAGCTATCATTAATTACACCTCCACTACTATAGTATCATTTAAGACAAGTTCTGAAAATGTTTAATCCTTCATTGCTCCCGCAAATTGGATAAGCATTTCAAGCATCTGTACTTGGTTATTTAATTTTTCAACACGCTGTGGGAATGTCTTTCCATAAAATTTTTTCGCTTCTTTTTCTATATAAACCAACATGGAAGGTTCTCGAGACAAGTAGCGGTACCAGATAGGATTAAGACGTACGTATCTTGCTAACTCCGGATTACTCTGTAAATAATCGTAACATTGTGGATGCATTCTAGTTCCTCCTAGTCTCTATACCAATTAATAGGATTTTGGTTAGGATTACCAGTGCTCTTAGTTGATTGGAACTGAGTGATTATTTCCTGAACAGTAGTTATTGCATTACTTAATTGGTTGGCTTGTTTCTGTATTTTTTCTATATCCATGTTCTCAGCCATTTTAAGAATTTGATTGAATAACTCCTTATTTTTTTTATCCCCATCTTCTTTGCCGGTCTCAGGTTCTTTTTCAATGAATTTTTCCCAATAGGAATCTTCTTCTCCCAGCAATGCCCATTTTTCATAATACACTTGCAGCGACTTTCCACTTCGTCTAATTTCCTTTAATAAATTTGGATGCTTATTTATAAACCGCTTAAAATCGACGACTGATGGGTGCAATTCAGATTCATTCATCTTGCTCACCTCATATTAAATAGACATTTATACTATCTAATTTATGTTGAACCTTAAGAGATGTGCCTGACTTCTCTCACAGAATCCAAAGTAGCAAGCTGCCTACAAAGGTTTAGCAAGGAAATTCTGTGTGAAATACAATCGATACACCCCGACCCCCAGATGAGTGTATTCTTCTTTTAGCAAAGCTTGACGATGCCCTTCACTATTTAACCACCCTTCTAGTGCTGCTGGTGCATCAGGATATTGTGCAGCAATATTTTCACCAGCTGCAGTATAGAAAACCTCTTTTTCAGCTAATCGCTCTTTTAATCCATTGCCATTTTGACTATAATGGGAAAAGTAATTATTTATTTCCATATCTTTACTATGCTTTAATGCTACTTGACTTACGGATTCATCCCACTTTAGCACAGACTTTTTGTATTGATGACGTATCACATTCGTAATTTCAAAAATTTGCCTTTCCATACCCTCCTCTATTTTTAACCATTGTTTATCATCTAAATTAGGGCGCTCAGGAATTTGACCACGATACTCCAATTCATAAGGACGGTGCAATAAAAGTATATCTGCAGTTAATACTCTAATAGAGGATAACTTTTCAGTAAATGTGTCAAAATAAGCTTGTACAAATAGATCATCGGTAACCTTTATTAAGGGGCGCATTTTAAGATCATCTTCATTTAGTTTAAAAGTGTAAGATGCAAAATTCTCACTATAATTTATTTGCTCTTCAAAAGGATATTTTGTATTGATCTCAGCATAGGACTTATTAATGACAAAAGGTTTTGAACCTAACTTAGAACCAGTGGCAAATAGCGTTTTGACCTCCCCTTCCATAACACCAAATTGAATATATTGATTTGCCTCATCCGTGTATACCCACCAAGTATAGTCATATGCACTTGGATCCTTTCTCTTTGGTTGTCCAAGTTGCTCTTGTAACTGTTCAGAACTTTTTCCTATCCATTGAAAAAGATCCCCTTCCAACGGTGTTTTTTTCTGCAATTTTGGAGTTACTTCTTTAGCCTCTAGTAAAGTAAACTTCTCTTTTGCTACGCTTACTGATCCAGTAGTTAGGTTTTCAATAGTAGAATCCTTTCCCTCCATTACATAAAAAGCAATAACTCCGAGAATGGTTAGTAGAACTATAATTTGAATAAACCGCATAGAATGGTCCCCTTCTCTTCTTTTTTGTTATATATATGCACAATATACTATAAACATTCTCTTAACTCTATTATCTTTATAAGACATATAATCAAAAATCTTATGCGTTTTCAATTGCATGTTCACTTATTTCGTACTATTATAGTGTAGGAAGGACAATTATGTGAGGTGGATAAGATGATATTAGAGAATACTGGGATTGAAGACGTTGTTATCGATTTAAAACCACTCGATCATTTAACAGGAAAACATGCTTTTATTCGAGCAGGCCAATGGGATTATGATCGTGTAACCTATGATTATAAAATAGAATCAAAAGAAAAAAACATTACATATTACATCCGAATTCAAGGCTACTCTATTGAAGGAGATGTAGACAGGGGCAATGCTGTAATTAAACTAATGCCTCCAATGTTAGGAAAACATTACTATCCGCATGGGGTTGAATATGGTGAAGAAGAAGGGTTCCCTGCAAATCTTGTTGAACGCGCAAATAACATTGTTACTAAAGTAAAAGACGAAATTCAACAATATAAAAAATAAATTCAAACTGACCAACTACTCAGATCAAATGTTAGTAGTTGGTTTTTTATTCAATTTTTAATATAATACGATAAAGTTTTCTGTTCAAATTGGAAAATTAATGCTATATTCTTTATAGAAATAGCTGCCATTCTTTTTGCTACATATGAAAGGAGACATTAATTAACGTTGATCCGCACACTTACAAAACGCCATTGGACACTAATATTTATAGCCGTATTGCTAATACTTTTTATAATCTTTATTCTACCTGTCTCCATTCCTCTTATTGTCGCTTTTTTTACAGCATTATTGCTTAACCCTACAATTCGTTTGCTACAAAGGAAAACGAAGATTAGCCGAAAAGTAGCGGTTTCTATAATATTTTTGCTTTTTTTACTGCTAGTTGGAATTGCCGGAACCTTTATTGTTACAAAAGCTGTGACTCAAGTTGTAAATTTCGCAGAGGAGGTACCCAGTCATTTTAATCAATTGAATGATATGTATGAAGAGTGGGAGAATGACTTACAACAATATACAAATAATCTTCCTCCCGAATTTGTGAAACAGATCTCTGATAGCATTGAAGAAAATCTAACAGCACTTAGCAATACAGCTAAAGAGAAAATAACATTAGATAACATTGCAGAGATTTTCAGTAAAGTCCCTCAATATTTAATTAGTTTTATTGTTTATCTTATTGCTCTCTTCCTTTTTATGCTGGAATTGCCTTTACTTAAAGCAAAAATGTATAACTTATTAACAAAAGAAACTGCTGAAAAGGTTTCATTTATGAACA contains the following coding sequences:
- a CDS encoding RsfA family transcriptional regulator — translated: MNASRQDAWTKDEDIVLAETVLRYIREGKTQLEAFKDVAKQLSRTSAACGFRWNATIRKHYQNAIQLAKDERKQQNRKDIYQDNLHEGNSKETIQTAISLLEQMKLSLSEEGKERIYREDQDKQVTALKLENEKLKEKLVRYEHAWEEMGKLWAWVNAEA
- a CDS encoding enoyl-CoA hydratase/isomerase family protein, coding for MGKYITYTNHTKNYGEICLNRPEKHNAISKEMTEEFMTCLLEAKQDKIKFLVITGAGEKMFCSGGDLTSLHGNLSSDEAFNHLYPMKEVLGEIVSFPVPVICMLNGGALGGGCEIATACDIRIAKESSKFGFVQSKLGIVPGWGGGTLLYEKVEPSFAFQWLLEGTIFDAPYLKDHGWIHHIIADEEWENNEKLLEPYISRSYEQMKVLKRQFKKKLSSIGLSSVMAEEVRNCAILWESEEHIQAVNKFLNR
- the rpmF gene encoding 50S ribosomal protein L32 codes for the protein MAVPKRRTSKKVKNQRRTHKKLHVPGMVECSNCGELTKPHHVCKSCGQYDGKEVVNN
- a CDS encoding DUF177 domain-containing protein, producing MKFALAQIRKNAYNDPFHFDEKVDVSELEAMNNDIRHIDPVRVHGKCYLHGEQIFFTFHIEGEMTLPCARTLVDVPYPFDIKADEVFTTSSYYTEEEEEDEIHPVKGEVLDLTPLIKENILLEVPFRVFSDGKNNQQGAPAKGQDWEFISEEKKEKR
- a CDS encoding nucleotidyltransferase, coding for MDACGLIVEYNPFHNGHLYHVQQAKKSSGADCIIAVMSGSFLQRGEPAIIDKFHRTQAALASGVDLVVELPYPYAVQNSDFFAKGAVHTLDKLKVSSICFGSESGNTSNFITSYKMFKEKEAIFHETVQLYLKKGISFPEASKAAYKEIGLSNNELDLTKPNNILGFSYIKAILEANLSITPITIKRTGSNYHDQMINNSVASATSIRKALFAHGSLTEEIQGTLPASTGEQLLKYKKITGYWHTWENYFPLIHYRVLTMSLNEIREIHGVTEGLEYRIKKTAKTATSFSEWMDELKTKRYTRTRLQRIFVHILTNTKKEDLLPILERRSVSYVRLLGFNETGRKYIRLNKKKMQVPLVTKLTRNMDSSLNMEEKASNAYYSILPQSIAEPLRKQELQPPIMI
- a CDS encoding SepM family pheromone-processing serine protease; the protein is MRFTKKHLFFLFIIIILTYFLAAFKIPYYIYKPGSADALNPIVEVEDGYKSKGDMHLVTISGGQATPLQFIWAKILPNQEIMPLEDVRPEGVTEDEYMHAQLQMMENSQEASTVVAYKAAEKGIDIEFNGVYIVTVIDGMPADGTLQMGDRIVGINDKQVKEAEDLITYVEGKKAGDIVTIKFVRDNKEMTKDIKLDAYEELGGKVGIGIRLVTDRNVTVDPEVHFSSGRIGGPSAGLMFSLEIFDQLTEEDFTKGYEIAGTGEIDYNGNVGRIGGIDKKVVAADREGADIFFAPNENGNKDSNYQVAKKKAAEIDTSMKIVPVDTFQEAVEYLKGLEPASN
- the ylbJ gene encoding sporulation integral membrane protein YlbJ, with the protein product MKQIAKTLLLASLSTFIAFSLIKFPDEAFKASIRGLNMWWEVVFPSLLPFFITSELLLAFGVVKFVGILFEPIMRPLFNVPGVGSFGWVMGMASGYPTGAKIASRLREEKQLTQIEAERLVSFTNASSPLFIIGAVSVGFFHDAKLGILLAAAHYIGNALVGFCMRFHGLKSSSETKKKTKGSFSLIKAFQEMHHTRLKDPRPIGEVLGDAVVNSIKTLVMVGGFIILFSVLTKLLFLVGVTPFLAIFFKIFLQIIGLPIDMALPFFSGLFEITIGAQSISGVSSDSMLAKAILISFILGFNGFSVQAQVASILAKTDIRFTPYFFARFLHGIFASIIVIILYKPLYLNKQAFGTDDIPVTQQGQSHLFWLDLLELLKQLGPIITILSLTSAFFILYRRRKQS
- the coaD gene encoding pantetheine-phosphate adenylyltransferase, encoding MTRLAICPGSFDPLTYGHLDIIQRGARIFDQIIVAVFNNQSKAPLFSVEERIKLIEECTIDLPNVIADSSEGLLMDYAKEKNAQAIIRGLRAVSDFEYEMQITSMNRKLDEEIETFFMMTNNQYSFLSSSIVKEVAKYKANVSDLVPSPVEQALITKFK
- the rsmD gene encoding 16S rRNA (guanine(966)-N(2))-methyltransferase RsmD is translated as MRVIAGQYKGRQLKAVPGKNTRPTTDKVKEATFQIMGPYFEGGKFLDLFAGSGALAIEALSRGMEWGILVDKSPKAIHIIHDNLKSLSLENNTEVFRADAFRAIQAASKRGLRFDLILLDPPYAKGDYEGLLNEIVSLDILNKGAIIYCEHDHTTILNSSHKSLSLIKQQKYGGTITITIFRHDT
- a CDS encoding YlbG family protein; its protein translation is MSVDRQSLIVWFQHLKNIKQIKKYGHLIYVSKRMKYAVIYVNQDEIERIEQKLLKLAFVSKIDRSYKPFIETNYENAKPDKAKQYDYKMGI
- a CDS encoding YlbF family regulator, translated to MIATMEYVDILDKSEQLGSMVMESDIMEAYTISQNALHKDKEAQRLIKDFQDIKEQYDDVQRFGRYHPDYNEIMKKVRAAKREMDMNDKVAAFKIAERNLQKLLDEISRYVAQSVSEQVKAPQEGAALTDSGCGCGSGGGCGCAS
- a CDS encoding YlbE-like family protein, which codes for MHPQCYDYLQSNPELARYVRLNPIWYRYLSREPSMLVYIEKEAKKFYGKTFPQRVEKLNNQVQMLEMLIQFAGAMKD
- a CDS encoding YlbD family protein, which produces MNESELHPSVVDFKRFINKHPNLLKEIRRSGKSLQVYYEKWALLGEEDSYWEKFIEKEPETGKEDGDKKNKELFNQILKMAENMDIEKIQKQANQLSNAITTVQEIITQFQSTKSTGNPNQNPINWYRD
- a CDS encoding CAP domain-containing protein; the encoded protein is MRFIQIIVLLTILGVIAFYVMEGKDSTIENLTTGSVSVAKEKFTLLEAKEVTPKLQKKTPLEGDLFQWIGKSSEQLQEQLGQPKRKDPSAYDYTWWVYTDEANQYIQFGVMEGEVKTLFATGSKLGSKPFVINKSYAEINTKYPFEEQINYSENFASYTFKLNEDDLKMRPLIKVTDDLFVQAYFDTFTEKLSSIRVLTADILLLHRPYELEYRGQIPERPNLDDKQWLKIEEGMERQIFEITNVIRHQYKKSVLKWDESVSQVALKHSKDMEINNYFSHYSQNGNGLKERLAEKEVFYTAAGENIAAQYPDAPAALEGWLNSEGHRQALLKEEYTHLGVGVYRLYFTQNFLAKPL